From a region of the Butyrivibrio sp. AE3004 genome:
- the rsmA gene encoding 16S rRNA (adenine(1518)-N(6)/adenine(1519)-N(6))-dimethyltransferase RsmA, whose protein sequence is MPTLGCVSGTRAVIEKYNLCIQKKFGQNFLIDDSVLSKTVEAASVSKDDTVLEIGPGIGTMTQYIAEKAGKVIAIEIDKMLIPILSDTLSSYNNIKVINEDVLKVDINKIVQEENDGKPIKVVANLPYYITTPIIMNLLENELPIESITVMVQKEVADRIATSPGSKDYGALSLAVQFYTEPTMVQIVPPHCFIPQPGVDSAVIHLKCHKNPPVDVIDSKFMFSVIRSAFAQRRKTLSNGVANGNIGITRDQVVAALEQMNLNPSIRGEKLSLQDFATLSNILYSFIK, encoded by the coding sequence TAATTTATGTATACAAAAAAAATTCGGTCAAAATTTTCTTATTGATGATTCTGTTTTGTCAAAAACCGTGGAAGCTGCTAGCGTAAGTAAAGATGATACAGTTCTTGAAATAGGCCCCGGTATTGGTACTATGACACAATATATTGCAGAAAAAGCCGGGAAGGTCATAGCCATAGAAATCGACAAAATGCTAATTCCCATTCTTTCAGACACTTTATCTTCCTACAACAATATAAAAGTTATTAATGAAGACGTCTTGAAAGTTGATATAAACAAGATTGTTCAGGAAGAGAATGATGGTAAACCAATAAAAGTTGTTGCTAATCTTCCATATTATATAACTACACCAATTATTATGAATCTTCTCGAAAACGAGCTTCCGATCGAAAGCATAACTGTAATGGTTCAAAAAGAAGTAGCTGACAGAATAGCAACGTCTCCCGGATCTAAGGATTATGGTGCTCTTTCTCTTGCTGTACAGTTTTATACAGAGCCAACTATGGTACAGATTGTTCCACCTCACTGTTTTATCCCACAACCCGGTGTCGATTCTGCTGTTATACATTTAAAATGTCACAAAAATCCTCCTGTTGATGTTATTGATTCCAAATTTATGTTCTCAGTTATAAGATCTGCTTTTGCACAAAGACGGAAAACATTATCAAATGGTGTGGCAAACGGTAATATAGGTATTACAAGGGATCAGGTTGTAGCTGCACTGGAACAGATGAATTTAAATCCATCTATACGAGGTGAAAAACTCAGTTTGCAGGATTTTGCAACCCTTTCCAATATCCTGTATTCTTTTATAAAATAG